The Azotosporobacter soli genome contains a region encoding:
- a CDS encoding APC family permease: MELKLKRSITWRQGVAMTVGAVLGSGILVLPVLAAELAGPASLVSWFLMGVLTVPMVVALAKLAARWPEAGGIAAYARQAFGARCGAATGWLFLGTVPFGAPIVSLIGAHYLGSYLGLGSSGVTWLALAMLALAVGFNYRGIQISGAVQMAVVGAIALVLLAAVLTAMPNVRAEAFQPMAPHGWQPVGVAMTLLFWAYVGWEMIGHLAEEFRDPARDIRLSLGWSLLIVNGLYLLLALVTVGTGVYLGPDKMTALASMVEGGWGRGAGLLVALLGAASCYATIHTYVAGFSRLVFAQAREGAFLPWFAELHPKYQTPHRVLLLLFPVSASLLLAGEFFQWDIKELIQFPSAIFIALYIIAMAAAVKLLPKGFGQSCAALSLAVCVAVYLFTGWVMLYPAVLGAIGWWASGQQEAQAEKGRLQQF; this comes from the coding sequence ATGGAACTAAAATTGAAACGCAGCATCACGTGGCGGCAAGGCGTCGCAATGACGGTCGGCGCGGTGCTGGGCTCGGGTATATTGGTACTGCCGGTATTGGCTGCGGAGCTGGCGGGGCCGGCTTCACTCGTCAGCTGGTTTTTGATGGGCGTACTGACAGTGCCGATGGTGGTCGCGCTGGCAAAACTGGCGGCGCGCTGGCCGGAAGCGGGCGGCATCGCCGCGTACGCCAGACAGGCATTCGGCGCACGCTGCGGTGCGGCGACAGGTTGGTTGTTTCTCGGCACGGTTCCTTTTGGCGCACCGATTGTTTCACTGATTGGCGCGCATTATCTGGGCAGTTATCTGGGACTTGGCAGCAGCGGCGTGACCTGGTTGGCGCTTGCGATGCTGGCCTTGGCGGTCGGTTTTAATTACCGCGGCATTCAAATTTCCGGCGCGGTTCAGATGGCGGTTGTCGGAGCGATTGCGTTGGTGTTGCTGGCGGCGGTGCTTACGGCTATGCCGAATGTTCGGGCGGAGGCTTTTCAGCCGATGGCGCCGCATGGATGGCAACCGGTCGGGGTGGCGATGACGCTTTTATTTTGGGCTTATGTCGGCTGGGAGATGATTGGCCATCTGGCGGAAGAGTTTCGTGACCCGGCGCGCGATATTCGTCTTAGTCTGGGCTGGTCGCTGTTGATTGTCAATGGCTTGTACCTGCTGTTGGCACTGGTCACGGTTGGAACGGGCGTTTATCTTGGGCCGGATAAGATGACGGCGCTGGCCAGCATGGTTGAAGGCGGATGGGGACGCGGCGCAGGATTACTGGTTGCGTTGCTCGGCGCGGCATCCTGTTATGCGACGATTCATACTTATGTGGCCGGTTTTTCGCGACTGGTGTTTGCGCAGGCGCGCGAAGGCGCTTTCTTGCCTTGGTTTGCCGAATTGCACCCGAAATATCAAACGCCGCATCGCGTGCTGCTCCTGTTGTTTCCGGTTTCCGCTTCCCTTTTGCTGGCCGGAGAATTTTTTCAGTGGGATATCAAGGAATTGATTCAATTTCCCAGTGCAATCTTTATTGCGCTCTACATCATTGCGATGGCGGCGGCGGTAAAATTACTGCCGAAGGGCTTCGGGCAATCTTGCGCCGCGCTGTCGTTGGCCGTTTGTGTAGCGGTGTACCTGTTTACCGGCTGGGTCATGCTCTATCCGGCTGTACTGGGTGCGATCGGCTGGTGGGCATCAGGTCAGCAAGAAGCGCAGGCTGAAAAAGGTCGGTTGCAGCAATTTTAG